The Psychrobacter sp. P11G3 genomic interval TCTGTCGTAACGATAATTGCGTTTTTTTACGTTAGCACAGTCTTAAATGCGAATAGTATGGATTTTGATGAAGGCTTATTACCATTGATAGTAATGGTGGCAAGTTTAGGCGTTATTTTGTATCAGTTCTGGCGTATGTATCAAGAATACATTGGTTATAAGGCTTCTGCTTATAAGGCAGGAGGACGCCTAAGCACCATGGTATCAGTGATCAATAAGCTTACCCGTTTTGTACCACCACAAATTTGGGAGCCTATTGTCAAATCGGATAGCCCCGTTAGTGTTTCTAATAAACGCGCAAAAATAACTATCATGTTTTCAGATATTGTCGGCTTTACCGAGCTATCTGATAGTCTAAGTTCTGATAATTTGGCAGATATTCTCAATACTTATATGCATTGCATGACGTCGATCGCTGACAAACATGGTGCAGTGCTTGATAAGTTCATTGGTGATGGCATGGTGTGTTTCTTTGGTGAACCGAATAGCCGCGGCTCGCGTCAAGATGCCCTAGATTGTGTGGCGATGGCAATTGATATGCGCCGAGAAATGCGTACCTTACGCCAGAAATGGCGGTTAATGGGGTTTGAAGGCTTATATATACGTGTTGGTATCACCACTGGTTACTGTCACGTTGGTAATTTTGGTAGTAATAGTCGATTAAGCTATACCATCATTGGCAAAGAAGCCAACCTAGCTTCTAGGCTTGAGTCCTGTGCGGGCAAAGATCAGATATTGGTCAGTGAAAGCACTTACGATTATATATGCCATAACTATGAATGCGAGCACGTTGCCGCATTTTGCTTGAAAGGTATTGATGAAAAGGTCGATGCATGGCAAGTACTCGATCCTAGTGCCAGTACAGGTCATTTGTCTAAATGGGTTGACCATACATTGCCTGGTTTCAATTTGCATTTGAACTTTAAAGATATGAAAGACAATGATTATCAAGATATTAGAGCTCGTTTAAATTTTGCGCTGGAACGTATCGAGCAAGAGGAAGAAAAAGTAGTAAAGGGCATAGCTGCAGAAAGTAAGCGTGAAGATGCTAATCGCAAGTAAGCGTTTCAAGTCTATCGTCTTAAAATCATATATAGAAAAAGGCCAGCTATTACATAGCTAGCCTTTTTCAATCTTAACTAGGAAGTATTATCAGTGTTTAATGATTTTCTTTAGCATGGTTAAGGGTATATTTAGGGACCTCGATGGTCAAGTCATCATCATCAAGCATGACCTGACAAGATAAACGTGAATCAGGCTCTAGTCCCCAAGCACGATCAAGCAGATCCGCCTCGATATCATCCATCTCATCCAAACTGTTGAAACCCTTGCGTACTACAACATGACATGTGGTACAAGCTTTTGACATCTCACAAGCATGCTCAATTTTGATGCCTTTTTCTAATAGTGCTTTGCATAAGTTTTCACCAGCTTGTAGTTCAACTTCTGCGCCTTCAGGGCAAATTTCGTGGTGGGGTAGTACGGTAACTTTTGGCATAAATTATCTGTCCGATGCTAATCAATTTAAAAAATATTAGAAGTTAGCTTAATATGTTAGCTAAGCTATATATGTCGATGTATTTATTACCAGTCTTTGGCACTAGTACCTGCCATACTGGTCTTGACGCTTTGATTCATAATACGTGCGGCAAAGGCATCGCTATGTGGCTTGAGCTGAGCTTGTTGCGTTTCAATAAGCGCTAAGTCATCAGTGCTAAGAGAGTTACGTAGCGCTTGTATATGCTCTGCTAGTGATTGTTGTTCTTCAACAGATAGCAATGCTGCAAATTCGTTAAGTGCCGACTCTAGGGCAAGTACTTCACGTTCCGCTTCTACTTTTGTCTCAATTAAAGAACGCGCATTTTTGTCTTCTTCTGCGTGTTTAAACCCTGCAACAAGCAACTGTTCTTTTTGCTCATCTGATAGACCATAAGAAGGCACAATCTCGATTTTACTTTCTGTTTTGGTCGTAGTTTCTTGCGCACTGACAGTAAGCTGACCGTTGGCATCGATGCTAAAGGTAACTTCGATACGAGCAAACCCAGCTTTCATTGGCGGGATACCATACAGCTCAAAACGTCCAAGAGAGCGACAGTTTTCTACTGTTTCGCGCTCACCTTGTACCACGTGAATCACCATGCCTGTTTGACCATCTTGATAAGTGGTAAACACTTGACGTTTCTTCACAGGGATAGGCGTATTGCGTGGGATAAGTACTTCAACCAAACCACCCATGGTCTCAAGACCTAATGATAGTGGCGTCACGTCCAATAACAATAAATTGTTTTCACTATCGCCATTAACCAATTGATGAGCAGTTTGGGCAGCACCTAAGGCAACGACTTCATCTGGATTCAGGCGACAAAGTGGCTGCTTAGCAAAAAATTCAGTCACAACTTTCTGTACGGCAGGCATACGAGTAGAACCGCCCACTAAGATAACTTCATCTAGATCTGTAGTAGATAACTTGGCATCGCGTAGTACTTGTTCGCATACACTTAGCGTACGGCGACTAACAGGCTCTACGATAGTTAGCACATCTGTACGGCTTAATACGCCTTGGTAAGACTGACCATTGACAACCACACTGGTATCTACTTGTTCAGCATCAGTCAGCGCTTGTTTATAAGCTTTGGCTTGTTGAGCTAGTATTGATTTGTCATGTAGGCTTACATCTTTTGGATTGATATTTAATTGTTTAATGATCCAATTGGTAATAAGACGATCAATATCATCACCGCCTAGGGCGCTATTACCACCAGTTGCCAATACTTCAAAGACACCATCGGTAAGTTTTAAGATAGAGACGTCAAAAGTACCACCGCCCAAATCATAGATTAAGTAATAGCTTTCTTTTTTACTGTCTTCTGATGATTGGTCAAGACCATAGGCGACTGCCGCCGCTGTTGGTTCATTGAGTAAGCGAAGTACATTGATACCCGCTGCTTGAGCGGCATCTTTGGTTGCTTGACGCTGTGCTTCATCAAAATAAGCGGGAACCGTAAGCACGGCACCTTCAATGCTATCTGCAGGTAAAGCGCTTGCTGCACGTTGCTCAAGAGCGGCTAAGATACGCGCTGATACTGCAACAGGAGAAACCTCGCCTTGAGCCGTTACAAAGGCGGGCATATCGTTTTTGTTACCAGACAGCTCATAAGGATGAGAAAATTTTATATCAGCTTGACTACGACCCATAAAACGCTTAGCCGAGACGATCGTATTTTTTGGATCATCCGCTAAATGCGCTAGGGCGTCATAGCCAACCAATGGCGTACCAGTCGCTGGATAATAGACAACAGACGGTAATAATGTATCTGTCGCTGAACCTGCCTCTAAGACTTGTGCCTTACCTGAACGCACCACAGCAACCAATGAGCGTGTAGTACCAAGGTCGATGCCCAAGCCAAATTTATGTTGGTGAGGTTGAGCGCTTTGATTGGGTTCAGCAATTTGCATTAAAGACATAAGAATAACTCAGAGATAAAATGAATAAGTGAAATGGAGCAAATATAGTATATGCAGCAAGAGAGCTTAACGTCGGTAATCTCATTCCATGGAATACGGATTCTGACAGTTTGATGCGCTTAGACTCAAAGATTATACGGTAACACGGTCACTATTTTAACCAAATATATAGAATTTAGCTTGTTAGTGAGAGCCATAACCACAGATGTTTAAACGTATAAGTCATCGTCATCTGAATGCGATGAATTTGCAACATCATCAAGCCCAGTTGTCACATCAGCATTTAGCTTAACTAAAAATTTCAGTTTCTGTGTCGCGTCAATCGCTGTTTGCCAATCTTGATTTTGATAAGCATTATTGAAGCGTTCAGATTGATTTGCTAGACGATTTGTAATTTGAGGATGTAATTGCTGCAAGGCTGACAGATCTTTGTCTTCGATAGCATCATCTAGATCCATACGCATCTGCATCGCATCTTCCAAAAAATCTAAATCTGCGATTGAGTGCTCTATGTTTTGTGCTTGATCTGCCATGTCTAATAAATAACCAGCACGACTATCAGGAGCGCTTAGTGTTTGATACGCTTGATTGATTAAAGCTGATACTTTTTCAGACTGCAACTGTGCTTGAACCATATCGATCTGATTTTTGGCGACATTATCAGGATGATAGCGTTTTTGCAGCAAGCGCAAACGTTGCTCTAGACTGCTTTGGCTAATTTCAAATTGTACAGGCTGCTCAAATAGGGCAAAGAAGTTATCAAACTGTGGTTCTGAAGTAATATCTGTCATAATCTGATGCCTTGCTTTTTTATTTATTTTTGAAGTCATAACCTAGCTAAGAAGATCTCAATCGCTTGGCTACCTAAGTAAATTAGCCATTTTCCATAGCGATAGCAGAGATACTGCACTGTTATTATGAAAGCTTGCTGAAGCATAAATCTATTATTTTTCAGTCATTGAACCATCAAACTGTGAACGACTCACCGCAACCACATTCACCTTTTTGGTTAGGATTGGTAAATTTAAAGCCTTCGTTTAAACCTTCTTTTTCGTAATCCATCAACAAGCCGTCTAAATATACGAGGCTTTTAGGATCAATAAAGATGCTAACGCCGCGACTTTCATAACGCGTGTCGTTTTCATCAGGGGTATCTACAAACTCTAAAACGTAAGCCAAGCCCGAGCAACCCGCTGTACGGATACCAACTCGAATGCCTTCGCCTTTGCCGCGATTGTCCAAAAAGTCTCGAACATGCTGAGCGGCGCGTTCTGTCATTTCAATCATGCCAACTCCCATTGACTATTAATCATAAATATCAATAAAAAAATCTAGATAAACTGACAACCAGAATTACAAGATTGCCAAAAGTGTAGGCTTACGACTATTAGAAAACAAAAGGTGACAATTACATAAGTGTCATTGTCACCTCTTTAGCGTCAGTAGCGGTTACACATTGCTACTTTAGCGTTGCTAGTACAACGTAGCGCATACGCTAGCAGGTTTAGCCTAGCTTAGATCGCAGCTTCTTCTGCTGGAGCGGCTACGCCATGCTTACCTTTATAGTCGCTAATAGCGGCTTTAATGGCATCTTCTGCAAGTACAGAGCAATGCACTTTTACTGGTGGTAATGCTAGCTCTTGAGCGATATCGTTGTTTTTGATTTCGCCAGCTTGATCCAAACTTTTGCCTTTTAGCCACTCAGTAACAAGCGAGCTTGAAGCAATCGCTGAACCGCAGCCATAAGTCTTGAAACGCGCATCTTCGATAATACCATTATCGTCGACTTGGATCTGAAGACGCATTACATCGCCACATGCTGGGGCACCGACCATACCGGTACCAACGTTTTTGGCGTTTTTATCAAGATTACCAACGTTGCGTGGGTTTTCGTAATGATCAATAACTTGGTCACTATAGGCCATGGGGTTTTCTCCTAGTTAGATGATGAGTAGTCGTTTATCAACTTTAAGTGTCTAACTACTCATCGATAATTGGGGTCAAACGCTTAATTTAATTGTCTGATCAATCGTTTAATAAATATATTGCTAGCTATACTAAAAAGCTATATTAGAAATTAATGCTCAGCCCACTCGACTGAGTTTAGATCAACACCTTCTTGGTACATATCCCAAAGTGGTGATAGAGCACGTAATTTGTCAACAGCTTCATGCATCTGTTTGATAACAGTATCGATGTCTTCGTCAGTGGTATAACGGCCGAAGCTGAAACGGATTGAGCTATGTGCCAATTCATCTGGACGACCGATTGCACGTAGTACGTACGATGGCTCAAGCGTTGCTGAGGTACAGGCTGAACCTGATGATACCGCTAAGTCCTTAAGTGACATCATCAATGACTCACCTTCAACGAAGTTAAAGCTAATGTTTACAATGTTTGGTACGCTATTCTCAAGATCACCATTTAAGTAAATCTCTTCAATATCTTGTAGGCCATCCCAAAGCTTTTGACGCAATTTTGCTGCATGTGCATGGTCGGCTTCATAGCTTTCATTAGCTAAAGCAAATGCTGCACCTAGACCAACGATCTGATGCGTTGGTAGAGTACCTGAACGCATACCGCGCTCATGACCACCGCCATGTTGCTCAGCTTTCAAGCGAATACGCGGCTTACGACGAACAAACAATGCGCCGATACCTTTAGGGCCGTATGCTTTATGACCTGAGAAGCTCATCAAATCAATTTTCATTTCTTCAAGATTGATTTTTACTTTACCAACAGACTGTGCGCCATCAACATGGAAAACCACACCAGCTTCGCGAGTGATTTCACCAATCGCTGCAACATCAGTAATAGTACCAAGCTCATTGTTCACCATCATAAGTGATACTAAAATCGTATCATCACGCAGTGCTTCTTTTACTTGCTCTGGCAGGATAAGACCTGTGCTTGGCTGTGGCTCAAGATACGTAATCTCAAAACCTTCTTGCTCAAGCTCACGGCAGGTATCTAATACAGCTTTGTGCTCAATTTTACTGGTAATGATATGTTTACCACGAGACTGATAAAAATGTGCTGCACCTTTAATGGCTAGGTTGTCAGACTCAGTCGCGCCAGAAGTAAATACGATTTCGCGTGGATCAGCGTTGATAACTTCAGCAACTTGACCACGAGCAGTTTCTACTGCTTCTTCCGCTTGCCAGCCGTAACCATGTGAGCGTGAAGCTGGGTTACCAAAGACACCATCTACAGTCAAATACTCGCTCATTTTAGCAGCTACTGATTTAGCAACTGGGGTAGTGGCGGCATAATCTAAGTATATAAGGTTGTTATGTTGGCTCATGCTGGGTTTGCCTCGCTGTTCGATAGAGTAATAGTATTAATGTCTTTTATGGAAATATCTTTTGTAGAGGTGTGCTGACGCTCTGAGACTGACTGCACATTTTCCATATCTAATAATTGCGCTAATGTTATATTTTTCAAGTACTGTTCGATATGATTTGATAGTGCACACCACAGATCGTGAGTTAGGCACATTGTACCACCTTGACAGTCACCGCGTCCTTCACACTGCATCGCATTTACTGACTCATCAACCGCAGATATGATGCTCATCACATCTATCTCATTCAATGGTTTAGCTAGGTGGTAACCACCTGCAGCACCGCGAATACTCGTGACAAGGCCGCGTTTGCGGAGTTTAGAAAATAACTGTTCAAGATACGAGATTGAAATCGATTGCCGTTTGGCGATATCGGATAATGATACAGCACTGTCTTGTTGGCTGGTCTGTAATGCCAAATCTAATAATGCGGTAACAGCGTATCTGCCCCGAGTAGTCAAACGCATGTGTTATCTCCAAACTTGATGTCATTTATGTTTAACAACGATCTTAGCCAAAGGTTTGAATCAGCACTCATAAGATAAAGAGAGCAACCAATCATACGTCAGCTAAGTTTTGTCTTATCGTTATTGAACAACAGATGATTAACCCGATGTGTGCAACGATTAAGGTAATTATACTTAATCCCGAGTAATTTAGTCAAGATTAAAGTGTGGTTCAATGGTTAATCAAGCTTATTGCTGTAATTGATAAAAACAATGATGTTTAGAAGAGATATATGAGTGAGACATAAGTAGCTTAATTCGTCTGCTACAAATATATTTAATGAAGTAAAAAATAAGCGTTCAATATCTATAGAAAACATTGAACGCTTATTTATAAGTAATTCAGCGAACCAAAACTAATTCATCGATAGTGCGACGATTGAACCGATCATAATGACAAGCGCAACAACAGTGACAATCATCAACGTTTTTTGCTTGCTCTGAAGCTCTCTCACGGTTGTTTCAAGTTCACGGTTTTTAATGGTCAAGGTATTAATCTGTGTTTGCTGCTCTTTAATACGCAGTTTGTAGTTGTTCTTTTTTTCTTCCAAATCAGCTTCTGTAGGTTTGGTTTTAGTCTTGCCACCCTTTATCTTTTTGATCAGACCTTGGATCAAGCTACCAAGCCCAAGTTGCATAATAAACTGTTTGACCAGTTGTACTTGAATCGATTCACCGCGCATCTGTAGCTTTTCAGTGGTTTCGCTATCATGAGTCGTGATGGCGTTGATAACTTGAATGCTGTAGG includes:
- a CDS encoding adenylate/guanylate cyclase domain-containing protein; its protein translation is MTFSETLKSRLPLKDAGVCRFDYPEVFVLILTVVLRAIYYDFRPISMALLVIITLPSLLILIYNYRRQTSFWTSNIVIILLSVVIGSLQCCTVISISLAALIGVRIILSRPENHLRLLSVSVVTIIAFFYVSTVLNANSMDFDEGLLPLIVMVASLGVILYQFWRMYQEYIGYKASAYKAGGRLSTMVSVINKLTRFVPPQIWEPIVKSDSPVSVSNKRAKITIMFSDIVGFTELSDSLSSDNLADILNTYMHCMTSIADKHGAVLDKFIGDGMVCFFGEPNSRGSRQDALDCVAMAIDMRREMRTLRQKWRLMGFEGLYIRVGITTGYCHVGNFGSNSRLSYTIIGKEANLASRLESCAGKDQILVSESTYDYICHNYECEHVAAFCLKGIDEKVDAWQVLDPSASTGHLSKWVDHTLPGFNLHLNFKDMKDNDYQDIRARLNFALERIEQEEEKVVKGIAAESKREDANRK
- the fdx gene encoding ISC system 2Fe-2S type ferredoxin, translated to MPKVTVLPHHEICPEGAEVELQAGENLCKALLEKGIKIEHACEMSKACTTCHVVVRKGFNSLDEMDDIEADLLDRAWGLEPDSRLSCQVMLDDDDLTIEVPKYTLNHAKENH
- the hscA gene encoding Fe-S protein assembly chaperone HscA, which codes for MSLMQIAEPNQSAQPHQHKFGLGIDLGTTRSLVAVVRSGKAQVLEAGSATDTLLPSVVYYPATGTPLVGYDALAHLADDPKNTIVSAKRFMGRSQADIKFSHPYELSGNKNDMPAFVTAQGEVSPVAVSARILAALEQRAASALPADSIEGAVLTVPAYFDEAQRQATKDAAQAAGINVLRLLNEPTAAAVAYGLDQSSEDSKKESYYLIYDLGGGTFDVSILKLTDGVFEVLATGGNSALGGDDIDRLITNWIIKQLNINPKDVSLHDKSILAQQAKAYKQALTDAEQVDTSVVVNGQSYQGVLSRTDVLTIVEPVSRRTLSVCEQVLRDAKLSTTDLDEVILVGGSTRMPAVQKVVTEFFAKQPLCRLNPDEVVALGAAQTAHQLVNGDSENNLLLLDVTPLSLGLETMGGLVEVLIPRNTPIPVKKRQVFTTYQDGQTGMVIHVVQGERETVENCRSLGRFELYGIPPMKAGFARIEVTFSIDANGQLTVSAQETTTKTESKIEIVPSYGLSDEQKEQLLVAGFKHAEEDKNARSLIETKVEAEREVLALESALNEFAALLSVEEQQSLAEHIQALRNSLSTDDLALIETQQAQLKPHSDAFAARIMNQSVKTSMAGTSAKDW
- the hscB gene encoding Fe-S protein assembly co-chaperone HscB, which encodes MTDITSEPQFDNFFALFEQPVQFEISQSSLEQRLRLLQKRYHPDNVAKNQIDMVQAQLQSEKVSALINQAYQTLSAPDSRAGYLLDMADQAQNIEHSIADLDFLEDAMQMRMDLDDAIEDKDLSALQQLHPQITNRLANQSERFNNAYQNQDWQTAIDATQKLKFLVKLNADVTTGLDDVANSSHSDDDDLYV
- the iscA gene encoding iron-sulfur cluster assembly protein IscA, yielding MIEMTERAAQHVRDFLDNRGKGEGIRVGIRTAGCSGLAYVLEFVDTPDENDTRYESRGVSIFIDPKSLVYLDGLLMDYEKEGLNEGFKFTNPNQKGECGCGESFTV
- the iscU gene encoding Fe-S cluster assembly scaffold IscU — its product is MAYSDQVIDHYENPRNVGNLDKNAKNVGTGMVGAPACGDVMRLQIQVDDNGIIEDARFKTYGCGSAIASSSLVTEWLKGKSLDQAGEIKNNDIAQELALPPVKVHCSVLAEDAIKAAISDYKGKHGVAAPAEEAAI
- a CDS encoding IscS subfamily cysteine desulfurase — translated: MSQHNNLIYLDYAATTPVAKSVAAKMSEYLTVDGVFGNPASRSHGYGWQAEEAVETARGQVAEVINADPREIVFTSGATESDNLAIKGAAHFYQSRGKHIITSKIEHKAVLDTCRELEQEGFEITYLEPQPSTGLILPEQVKEALRDDTILVSLMMVNNELGTITDVAAIGEITREAGVVFHVDGAQSVGKVKINLEEMKIDLMSFSGHKAYGPKGIGALFVRRKPRIRLKAEQHGGGHERGMRSGTLPTHQIVGLGAAFALANESYEADHAHAAKLRQKLWDGLQDIEEIYLNGDLENSVPNIVNISFNFVEGESLMMSLKDLAVSSGSACTSATLEPSYVLRAIGRPDELAHSSIRFSFGRYTTDEDIDTVIKQMHEAVDKLRALSPLWDMYQEGVDLNSVEWAEH
- a CDS encoding Rrf2 family transcriptional regulator yields the protein MRLTTRGRYAVTALLDLALQTSQQDSAVSLSDIAKRQSISISYLEQLFSKLRKRGLVTSIRGAAGGYHLAKPLNEIDVMSIISAVDESVNAMQCEGRGDCQGGTMCLTHDLWCALSNHIEQYLKNITLAQLLDMENVQSVSERQHTSTKDISIKDINTITLSNSEANPA